From the Mycoplasmatota bacterium genome, one window contains:
- the alaS gene encoding alanine--tRNA ligase — MKKLTGSQVRSMFLNFFKSKNHQIYPSQSLVPVDDPTLLWINSGVATLKKYFDGRLVPENPRITSSQKSIRTNDIENVGKTARHHTFFEMLGNFSIGDYFKEEAISYAWELLTSDEWFAFNKDKLYVTIYPNDQEAFDLWVKIGMDPSHIVKLEDNFWEIGEGPSGPNTEIFYDRGEKYNYNTPKEELFPGGENERYLEIWNLVFSQYNAIPGVNREDYKELPSKNIDTGMGLERMTSIIQDVDTNFDTDLFMPIIREIEKISKQKYLESSIKDESFRVISDHIRTCCFAISDGALPSNEGRGYVIRRLIRRAVKYARKLDIEKPFMKQLVPIVANINEDFYPEIKAKMSYIQTLLEKEEVRFHETLQDGLMILNEFIKNAKNKEIDGHTAFKLYDTYGFPIELTIEYAQEAGFTVDTKEFKKQLEMQRKRAREAREDMDSMQIQNKTLMDIKDESLFVGYDKLEVKGKILYIINKDELLTEANEGDEVQLIFDQTPFYALSGGQVADTGFVLSNEARIVVNNVVKAPNKQHLHFCSVLSGKIHVGDEMMLKVNHFSRDLITRNHTATHLLHKALKMVLGDNIAQSGSYVSSERLRFDFNHFEAVSKKQLVEVERIVNERIFENLKVTCQEMPIKEAIKLGAMALFSEKYGDIVRVVSAGTFSIELCGGSHVNNTSEIGLFKIVSESGIGAGIRRIEALTSEKAIEYTQSFINSISEIAGLLKTTPQEVVSKVTSLVDENRSLSKELDSLNQKIANIEANDLGNQKREVNGYTVLTAVVKNIETSALRNMIDNFKDQLKDVIVVLANVTGDKVIFMSGVTKDYISKGIHAGNLVIEMAKICGGNGGGRPDFAQAGAKNVENVQTALEYVSEYLKNK; from the coding sequence ATGAAAAAATTAACTGGTTCACAAGTAAGAAGTATGTTTCTTAACTTTTTTAAATCAAAAAATCATCAAATTTATCCAAGTCAATCATTAGTACCTGTTGATGATCCGACATTATTATGGATTAATTCTGGTGTAGCAACCTTAAAAAAATATTTTGATGGACGTTTAGTTCCTGAAAATCCTCGTATTACAAGTTCACAAAAATCAATACGGACAAATGATATCGAGAATGTTGGTAAAACAGCAAGACATCATACATTTTTTGAAATGTTAGGTAATTTTTCGATTGGTGATTATTTTAAAGAGGAAGCAATTTCATATGCTTGGGAATTACTAACAAGTGATGAGTGGTTCGCTTTTAATAAAGATAAATTATATGTAACCATTTATCCGAATGATCAAGAAGCATTTGATCTATGGGTGAAAATAGGAATGGACCCAAGTCACATTGTTAAATTAGAAGATAATTTTTGGGAAATTGGTGAAGGTCCATCCGGTCCTAATACAGAAATTTTTTATGACCGTGGTGAAAAATATAATTATAATACCCCTAAAGAAGAATTATTTCCAGGTGGAGAAAATGAAAGATATTTAGAGATTTGGAATCTTGTATTTTCGCAATATAATGCAATCCCAGGAGTAAATAGAGAAGATTATAAAGAATTACCAAGTAAAAATATTGATACAGGTATGGGATTAGAACGGATGACATCAATCATTCAAGATGTGGATACCAATTTTGACACTGATCTATTTATGCCAATAATTCGTGAAATTGAAAAAATATCTAAGCAAAAATATTTAGAGTCAAGTATTAAAGATGAAAGTTTCCGAGTGATATCTGACCATATTCGTACTTGTTGTTTCGCAATCTCAGATGGTGCGTTACCTTCAAATGAAGGTAGAGGGTATGTTATTAGACGTTTAATTAGACGAGCAGTTAAATATGCACGTAAATTAGACATTGAAAAACCTTTTATGAAACAATTAGTCCCAATTGTAGCTAATATCAATGAAGATTTTTATCCAGAAATAAAAGCGAAAATGTCATATATTCAAACCCTACTAGAAAAAGAAGAAGTACGTTTCCACGAAACCCTTCAAGATGGCTTGATGATATTAAATGAATTTATAAAAAATGCGAAAAATAAAGAAATTGACGGACATACAGCGTTTAAATTATATGACACCTATGGATTCCCAATTGAATTAACCATTGAATATGCACAAGAAGCTGGTTTTACAGTTGACACAAAAGAGTTTAAAAAGCAACTAGAAATGCAACGTAAAAGAGCACGTGAAGCAAGAGAAGATATGGATTCAATGCAGATACAGAATAAAACATTGATGGATATAAAAGATGAATCATTATTTGTAGGTTATGACAAGTTAGAAGTAAAAGGGAAAATCTTATATATTATTAACAAAGACGAATTATTAACAGAGGCTAATGAAGGGGATGAAGTTCAATTAATCTTTGATCAAACACCATTCTATGCCCTTTCTGGTGGACAAGTTGCTGATACTGGATTTGTTCTTAGTAACGAGGCACGAATTGTTGTTAATAATGTTGTTAAAGCACCAAATAAACAACATTTACATTTCTGTTCTGTCTTATCAGGAAAGATTCATGTTGGCGATGAAATGATGTTAAAAGTTAACCATTTTTCACGCGATTTAATCACTCGTAATCATACAGCAACGCATCTTTTACATAAAGCCTTAAAAATGGTTTTAGGTGATAATATTGCTCAATCAGGTTCTTATGTGTCTTCTGAACGTTTACGCTTTGATTTTAATCATTTTGAAGCTGTATCGAAGAAACAATTAGTTGAAGTAGAAAGAATCGTTAATGAGAGAATATTTGAAAACCTAAAGGTGACTTGTCAAGAAATGCCAATTAAAGAAGCAATAAAATTAGGTGCAATGGCTCTTTTTAGTGAGAAGTATGGAGACATTGTTCGTGTTGTTAGTGCAGGAACTTTTAGTATTGAATTATGTGGTGGAAGTCATGTAAATAATACATCAGAAATTGGTCTATTCAAGATTGTTTCTGAATCTGGAATCGGTGCTGGTATTAGAAGAATTGAAGCCCTAACGAGTGAAAAAGCAATTGAGTATACTCAATCTTTTATTAATTCAATTTCAGAAATTGCTGGTCTTCTTAAAACAACACCACAAGAGGTTGTATCAAAAGTCACTTCTTTAGTAGATGAAAATAGAAGTTTATCAAAAGAACTAGATAGTTTAAATCAAAAGATTGCTAATATTGAAGCAAATGACCTTGGCAACCAAAAAAGAGAAGTAAATGGGTACACAGTTTTAACAGCTGTAGTTAAAAATATTGAAACTAGTGCATTAAGAAATATGATTGATAATTTTAAAGATCAGTTAAAAGATGTAATTGTTGTTTTAGCGAATGTGACTGGAGATAAAGTTATATTTATGAGTGGTGTCACAAAAGATTATATTTCTAAAGGTATCCATGCAGGTAATTTAGTAATAGAAATGGCTAAAATATGCGGTGGTAATGGAGGCGGGCGTCCTGATTTTGCTCAAGCAGGCGCTAAAAATGTCGAGAATGTTCAAACCGCATTAGAATATGTATCTGAATATTTAAAAAATAAATAA
- a CDS encoding AI-2E family transporter, with the protein MKYKKEFKIFYVLLLIFSIYVIIILSNMALPILYRYLMSLIYLLSPFIIGFFFAFLLHTIVDKIEEQGINRLLSVLLVFCTFIIIAAYLISSLIPIVFSQISDLEEQIPQIYRSVESFINDFWIRFDFIPEKYHFGMDDIENWTMNNLLNIRFSTAHMSSLLESFNIIVLTPIIIFYFLYDYNHIKIKLKKFLIRHKMRFIYHFIREADEEVGQYFRGLILIMNLMAIVSGIGFFFIGLQYPMLFGFIVGYTNAIPIIGNYIGGVPAVIFALTKSWKLAILTLVIIVVVQLVESNIVTPYVQSKSIDCHPLLILLAFIIFGKYFGILGMIFAIPLLAIIMLFIKYIRIYLRLRRCRN; encoded by the coding sequence ATGAAATATAAAAAAGAGTTTAAAATTTTTTATGTCTTACTTCTTATATTTTCTATTTATGTTATTATCATTTTAAGTAACATGGCATTACCAATTTTATATCGTTATTTAATGAGTTTAATTTATTTATTAAGCCCTTTTATTATTGGGTTTTTCTTTGCATTTTTACTACATACAATCGTTGATAAAATTGAAGAGCAAGGAATTAATCGGTTATTATCTGTTTTATTAGTCTTTTGTACTTTTATTATCATCGCAGCTTATTTAATATCTAGTTTGATTCCGATCGTATTTTCGCAAATTAGTGATCTTGAAGAACAAATCCCTCAAATATATCGTTCAGTGGAATCTTTTATTAATGACTTTTGGATTCGATTTGATTTTATTCCAGAAAAGTATCATTTTGGAATGGATGATATTGAGAATTGGACAATGAATAATCTCTTAAATATTCGTTTTTCAACTGCTCATATGTCGAGTTTATTAGAATCTTTTAATATTATAGTTCTAACACCAATCATCATTTTCTATTTTTTATATGATTATAATCATATTAAAATTAAACTTAAAAAGTTTTTGATTAGACATAAAATGAGGTTTATATATCATTTTATAAGAGAAGCAGATGAAGAGGTTGGTCAATACTTTAGAGGCTTAATTCTTATCATGAACTTAATGGCAATTGTCTCTGGAATAGGATTCTTTTTTATAGGATTACAATATCCTATGTTATTTGGTTTTATCGTTGGTTATACTAATGCCATCCCAATTATTGGAAATTATATTGGAGGAGTTCCTGCAGTTATTTTCGCATTAACAAAATCATGGAAACTCGCTATATTAACCTTAGTCATTATTGTCGTTGTACAGTTAGTTGAATCAAATATCGTAACTCCTTATGTTCAAAGTAAATCAATTGATTGTCATCCGCTTTTAATTTTACTTGCTTTTATCATCTTTGGAAAATATTTTGGGATTTTAGGAATGATATTTGCGATTCCATTACTCGCTATTATAATGTTATTTATCAAATATATCAGAATATATTTACGGTTACGACGTTGTAGAAATTAA
- a CDS encoding ATP-dependent RecD-like DNA helicase, which yields MSSVITGWYKKEIFYNEENDYHVGKIQVQKSDINSKIIKQYEKDGYIPIVGYMPKLLKDELYHFHGEFIQNNYGMQFSVHLHKMEEKKDEDSLILFLSSDLFKGIGKKTAKKIVSTLGENAIDKIIKDKSVLAGISGLNQNKINTIYDVLLINYEAEKIMRFLLKNGFGNRLSKKVFNKYKENTIHFLEENPYRLIDEIEGIGFKKADALGISLQFDLKSPYRIQAAIKYIFEVYCFNQGFTYITYEQLLNKAKLFLNENRISLTDEEISDNISQLINKNQIILDNKKYYLPILYHAEMTIVEKIHDLLSSDIENDFNDKEINDTILKIQDEVHIQYSKKQHLAIKQALQNKITILTGGPGTGKTTIINGFLKAYIKLNKLAKEDISSHMALVAPTGRAAKRMNETTGINAQTIHRLLGYQMTGEFTYDENNRLECKLIVIDESSMIDVRLLSNLLKALKNDVTIVFVGDINQLPSVGPGDVLKDLITSNMISTVKLEKIHRQKEESTIISLAHDINSQIITSDLLVKQVDRNFISSNNESILENLKYIMTNALDKKYSIDHIQVLAPMYKGIIGIDNINQFLQNCINQKTEEKKEINYFNKIYRLGDKVIQLVNKPEKNIMNGDIGYIKHVFTEDESENDTRLIVDFDGNEASFSETDLSELSLAYCISIHKSQGSEFDIVVLVLSKSYSIMLRKKLIYTAITRAKKFLIMLGDVEAYKLAVFNTRETARQTSLKDRLLALDNTSTITIDGFEFQYNPVKNVTVYDFLN from the coding sequence ATGAGTAGTGTCATAACGGGTTGGTATAAAAAAGAAATTTTTTATAATGAAGAAAATGATTATCATGTTGGCAAAATTCAGGTTCAAAAATCTGATATCAATTCTAAAATAATTAAACAATATGAAAAAGATGGATATATCCCAATTGTTGGATATATGCCTAAGTTACTTAAAGATGAATTATATCATTTTCATGGGGAGTTTATTCAAAATAATTATGGGATGCAATTTTCTGTTCATCTTCATAAGATGGAAGAAAAAAAAGATGAAGATAGTTTAATCTTATTTTTATCGAGTGATTTATTTAAGGGCATTGGTAAAAAAACTGCCAAAAAGATTGTTTCAACATTAGGAGAAAATGCGATTGATAAAATAATTAAAGATAAATCTGTTTTAGCTGGTATTTCTGGTTTAAATCAAAATAAAATAAATACTATTTATGACGTGTTATTAATTAATTATGAAGCAGAGAAGATTATGCGCTTCTTATTAAAAAACGGGTTTGGAAATCGTTTATCTAAAAAAGTATTTAATAAGTATAAAGAAAATACTATTCATTTTTTAGAAGAGAATCCATATCGCTTAATTGATGAAATTGAGGGGATTGGATTCAAAAAAGCAGATGCATTAGGTATCTCTTTGCAATTTGATTTAAAGAGTCCTTATCGTATTCAAGCAGCGATAAAATATATATTTGAAGTCTATTGTTTTAATCAAGGGTTTACTTATATCACGTATGAACAATTATTAAATAAAGCAAAGTTATTCCTAAATGAAAATAGGATATCTTTAACGGATGAAGAAATTAGTGATAATATTTCTCAATTAATTAACAAGAATCAAATTATTTTAGATAATAAGAAATATTACTTACCTATTTTGTATCATGCTGAAATGACAATTGTTGAAAAAATTCATGATTTATTATCTTCAGACATAGAAAATGATTTTAATGATAAAGAAATTAATGACACTATACTTAAAATTCAAGATGAAGTTCATATTCAATATTCTAAAAAACAACATTTAGCGATTAAACAAGCACTTCAAAATAAAATTACCATATTAACAGGTGGTCCAGGTACAGGGAAAACAACGATAATAAATGGTTTTTTAAAAGCTTATATAAAATTAAATAAACTTGCAAAAGAAGATATTTCATCTCACATGGCCTTAGTTGCACCAACCGGTCGTGCTGCTAAGCGAATGAATGAAACAACAGGTATTAATGCCCAAACGATCCATCGTCTTTTAGGTTATCAAATGACAGGTGAATTCACATATGATGAAAATAACCGTCTAGAATGCAAATTAATTGTCATAGATGAAAGTTCTATGATTGATGTTAGGTTATTGTCTAATTTACTAAAAGCTTTAAAAAACGATGTTACAATCGTTTTTGTAGGGGATATTAATCAATTACCTTCTGTTGGTCCTGGAGATGTTTTAAAGGATCTTATAACTTCAAATATGATATCAACAGTTAAATTAGAGAAAATTCATAGGCAAAAAGAGGAGTCAACAATTATCTCATTAGCTCATGATATTAATTCTCAAATAATTACTTCAGACTTATTAGTAAAACAAGTCGATAGAAATTTTATTTCCTCAAATAATGAATCAATATTAGAGAATTTAAAATATATTATGACCAATGCATTAGATAAAAAATATTCGATTGACCATATTCAAGTATTAGCACCAATGTATAAAGGAATTATTGGAATTGATAATATTAATCAATTTTTACAAAATTGCATAAATCAAAAAACTGAAGAAAAAAAAGAAATAAACTATTTCAATAAAATCTATCGTTTAGGCGATAAAGTGATTCAATTAGTGAATAAGCCAGAAAAAAATATTATGAATGGCGATATTGGGTATATTAAACATGTTTTTACAGAAGATGAAAGTGAGAATGATACGAGGTTAATTGTTGATTTTGATGGTAATGAAGCCAGTTTTTCTGAGACTGATTTAAGTGAATTATCACTTGCTTATTGTATATCAATTCATAAATCACAAGGTAGTGAATTTGATATTGTAGTTTTAGTTTTATCGAAAAGTTATAGTATAATGTTACGAAAAAAATTAATATATACTGCCATTACTCGTGCCAAAAAGTTTTTAATTATGTTAGGAGATGTTGAAGCTTATAAATTAGCTGTTTTTAATACCAGAGAAACCGCTCGTCAGACTTCTTTAAAAGATAGGTTATTAGCATTAGATAATACAAGCACGATCACAATTGATGGCTTTGAATTTCAATATAATCCGGTTAAAAATGTGACTGTTTATGATTTTCTAAATTGA